Proteins encoded by one window of Acinetobacter defluvii:
- the merA gene encoding mercury(II) reductase gives MQELNEVGLSVAGMTCPSCTKHVEDALLAVPGVIRASVDYPANRAQVTGNRLDVSALVTAVGALGYRAKPADEVESKRRSAERPGLLGRAAQWLSGDRAVEELAGQLHVAVIGSGGAAVAAALKAAENGARVTLIERGTIGGTCVNVGCVPSKIMIRAAHIAHLRRESPFDVGLTATPPVVSRDRLLVQQQARVDELRIAKYESILESNPSINLVRGSARFKDGHTLIVEAAEGDWHEVAFDRCLIATGASAAIPPLPGLAETPYWTSTEALVSETIPKRLAVIGASVVALELAQAFARLGSEVTILARRTLFASEDPAIGEAVTAAFRAEGITVLTQTQASAVTYSDRQFILTTPQGELRADQLFVATGRAPNTTSLDLERAGVALDSQHRIVIDKGMRTSAPNIYAAGDCTDQPQYVYVAAAAGTRAGINMTGGDATLDLDAMPAVVFTDPQVATVGYSEAEAQRIGLQTDSRTLTLDNVPRALANFDTRGFIKLVAEAESGRILGVQAVTPEAGEIIQTAAIAIRARMTVQDLANQLFTYLTMVEGLKLVAQTFSKDVTQLSCCAG, from the coding sequence ATGCAAGAATTAAACGAAGTTGGTCTGAGCGTGGCGGGCATGACTTGCCCAAGTTGCACAAAGCACGTTGAGGACGCGCTGCTGGCGGTTCCCGGCGTGATACGAGCGTCTGTCGATTATCCGGCGAACAGGGCGCAGGTCACGGGCAATAGGCTTGACGTATCGGCACTCGTGACGGCAGTGGGGGCACTTGGTTATCGTGCTAAGCCTGCAGACGAAGTGGAAAGCAAAAGGCGCAGTGCTGAACGGCCAGGACTTCTTGGCAGAGCCGCCCAGTGGCTGAGCGGTGACCGCGCGGTGGAGGAGCTGGCCGGTCAGTTACATGTGGCGGTTATCGGTAGCGGCGGAGCCGCTGTGGCGGCTGCGCTCAAAGCGGCGGAAAACGGTGCCCGGGTCACGCTGATCGAGCGCGGGACTATCGGCGGCACCTGCGTCAACGTGGGTTGCGTTCCCTCCAAGATCATGATTCGGGCAGCCCATATCGCTCATCTGCGCCGTGAAAGTCCTTTTGACGTGGGGCTCACTGCGACGCCGCCTGTTGTCTCGCGTGACCGTTTGCTTGTCCAGCAACAGGCGCGCGTGGACGAGCTGCGAATTGCCAAATATGAAAGCATCCTCGAAAGCAATCCGTCAATCAATCTGGTACGAGGCAGCGCCCGTTTCAAGGATGGCCACACGCTTATCGTGGAAGCTGCAGAAGGGGACTGGCACGAAGTGGCGTTTGACCGCTGTCTCATTGCTACCGGCGCGAGCGCAGCCATTCCGCCGTTGCCTGGTCTTGCAGAAACCCCCTATTGGACTTCCACCGAAGCGCTGGTTAGCGAGACCATTCCGAAACGGCTCGCAGTAATCGGTGCCTCAGTAGTAGCGCTGGAACTGGCGCAGGCGTTTGCACGGCTGGGCAGCGAAGTCACGATCCTGGCGCGGCGCACGTTGTTTGCGAGCGAGGACCCTGCCATTGGCGAGGCCGTGACCGCTGCCTTCCGAGCGGAAGGCATCACGGTGTTGACACAGACACAGGCAAGTGCCGTGACCTATTCCGATCGCCAATTCATCCTCACGACCCCGCAGGGAGAGTTGCGCGCGGATCAATTGTTCGTTGCTACCGGCCGCGCACCGAATACCACCAGCCTGGATCTTGAACGAGCAGGTGTGGCGCTCGACTCGCAACATCGCATCGTGATCGATAAAGGCATGCGAACGAGCGCACCGAACATTTATGCAGCCGGCGATTGCACCGACCAACCGCAGTACGTCTACGTTGCAGCCGCCGCTGGCACCCGTGCCGGTATCAACATGACAGGCGGCGACGCAACGCTCGATCTCGACGCTATGCCGGCAGTCGTGTTCACTGATCCGCAAGTTGCCACGGTTGGCTACAGTGAAGCAGAAGCCCAGCGCATCGGCCTGCAAACCGACAGTCGTACTCTCACGCTCGACAATGTGCCGCGTGCACTCGCCAACTTCGACACGCGCGGCTTTATCAAGCTTGTCGCTGAGGCTGAATCTGGACGCATTCTTGGGGTTCAGGCTGTAACACCGGAAGCAGGCGAGATCATCCAGACTGCCGCGATTGCCATCCGGGCTCGCATGACCGTCCAGGATCTTGCCAACCAACTTTTCACCTACCTCACCATGGTGGAAGGTCTCAAACTGGTGGCACAGACTTTCTCGAAGGATGTGACACAGCTATCGTGCTGTGCGGGCTAA
- the merG gene encoding phenylmercury resistance protein MerG: MFCDIRLTARCTRACLTILLAGTAAFGLSNNALAAYDFSKLGAAIETLAPETVDGWEKKARAGDAMAQNIMGLAYKCGMGVKQDHAASIQWFRRAAEQGEADAQFNLGRLYASEVDGMYKKGRAAPADDAQAFKWYRLSAEQGHTQAQVRLAQLFAKGLGEVARDQVQAYKWMSLAAASGEPTAAKVIADYAAQMKPEQVQQAQLLVQEWKRRQSAR, translated from the coding sequence ATGTTTTGCGATATTAGACTAACAGCACGTTGCACCCGTGCATGCTTAACCATTCTGTTGGCGGGTACTGCAGCGTTTGGCTTGTCAAACAATGCGCTGGCGGCCTACGACTTTTCTAAGCTGGGAGCAGCGATCGAAACATTGGCGCCGGAGACCGTCGACGGCTGGGAAAAGAAAGCGAGGGCGGGCGATGCCATGGCGCAGAACATCATGGGTCTTGCCTACAAATGCGGTATGGGCGTAAAACAAGACCATGCTGCATCGATCCAGTGGTTTCGCAGGGCGGCCGAGCAGGGTGAAGCTGATGCGCAGTTCAACCTGGGGCGCCTCTACGCAAGCGAAGTCGACGGTATGTATAAGAAAGGGCGTGCGGCTCCTGCCGACGATGCACAGGCGTTCAAGTGGTACCGCCTCTCTGCCGAGCAGGGACACACGCAGGCTCAAGTCAGGCTGGCTCAACTGTTTGCGAAGGGGCTCGGTGAGGTCGCGCGCGACCAGGTTCAGGCCTACAAGTGGATGAGTCTGGCAGCAGCGTCAGGAGAACCAACGGCAGCAAAAGTCATTGCCGACTATGCGGCTCAAATGAAGCCCGAACAGGTGCAGCAAGCGCAATTGCTGGTCCAGGAATGGAAACGCCGGCAAAGCGCACGCTGA
- the merB gene encoding organomercurial lyase MerB produces the protein MDKTIYSKKIAESLSSGNHPEEFATLFVTLLRQLVMGRPVSREALGTALGWSGQRVATVLEPAPGTEYDEQGNIIGLGLTLRETPHVFEVDGRRLYTWCALDTLMFPALIGKTARVTSRCAATGRPITLTVAPEAVLQVEPAETMVSLLTPDASPDIRCSFCCHVHFFASPSVANAWASTHPGIELVPVENAFGLGHLIAHKLLEDSERNTA, from the coding sequence TTGGACAAGACTATATATTCCAAAAAGATTGCCGAGAGCCTCTCATCTGGCAATCATCCAGAAGAGTTCGCAACCCTCTTCGTCACCCTGCTTCGTCAGCTTGTGATGGGAAGGCCTGTGTCACGCGAAGCGCTCGGCACCGCACTCGGATGGTCTGGGCAGAGGGTTGCAACTGTACTTGAGCCGGCGCCCGGTACCGAATATGACGAGCAGGGCAATATCATTGGACTGGGCCTGACGCTACGCGAAACCCCTCACGTTTTTGAAGTGGATGGCCGCCGTTTATACACCTGGTGTGCGCTCGACACCTTGATGTTTCCCGCTTTGATTGGCAAAACAGCCCGTGTCACGTCGCGCTGTGCTGCCACCGGCAGGCCGATTACGCTCACAGTTGCGCCAGAAGCAGTGCTTCAGGTTGAACCGGCGGAAACAATGGTGTCTCTGCTAACGCCGGATGCTTCACCCGACATTCGCTGTTCCTTTTGCTGTCATGTGCATTTTTTTGCATCGCCTTCTGTTGCAAATGCATGGGCTTCGACGCACCCGGGGATAGAGCTCGTGCCTGTCGAGAATGCATTCGGTCTCGGACATCTGATCGCGCATAAGCTGTTAGAAGACAGCGAGCGAAACACGGCATGA
- a CDS encoding IS6-like element IS1008 family transposase: protein MNPFHGRHFQGEIILWAVRWYCKYGISYRELQEMLAERGVNVDHTTIYRWVQRYAPEMEKRLRWYWRNPTDLHSWHMDETYIKVKGRWTYLYRAVDQRGHTIDFYLSARRNSKSAYCFLGKIFNTVKKWQIPRVINTDKAATYGHALSRLKREGKCPVDIEHRQIKYKNNVIECDHGKLKRIIRATLGFKSMKTAYATIKGIEVMRALRKGQASSFYYGQPQGEVCLINRVFGL, encoded by the coding sequence ATGAATCCCTTCCATGGTCGGCACTTTCAAGGTGAAATCATTCTTTGGGCTGTTCGTTGGTATTGTAAATATGGCATCAGCTATCGTGAACTTCAAGAAATGCTCGCTGAACGGGGTGTGAATGTTGACCACACCACAATTTATCGTTGGGTTCAGCGTTATGCTCCAGAAATGGAAAAACGCTTACGCTGGTATTGGCGTAATCCTACAGATTTACATTCATGGCATATGGATGAGACTTATATCAAAGTGAAGGGGCGATGGACTTACCTGTATCGTGCAGTTGATCAACGTGGTCATACGATTGACTTTTACCTTTCCGCTAGACGGAACAGTAAATCAGCCTATTGTTTTTTAGGAAAGATCTTCAATACGGTGAAAAAATGGCAAATTCCACGGGTCATCAATACAGATAAAGCAGCGACCTATGGCCATGCTTTATCACGGTTAAAGCGAGAAGGAAAATGTCCAGTAGATATTGAGCACAGGCAGATTAAGTATAAAAATAATGTCATTGAATGTGATCATGGTAAGTTAAAGCGGATCATCAGGGCCACATTAGGATTCAAATCTATGAAGACGGCTTATGCCACAATTAAAGGTATTGAAGTCATGCGTGCACTACGTAAAGGACAAGCATCGTCATTTTATTATGGTCAGCCTCAAGGTGAAGTGTGTCTAATCAACAGGGTTTTCGGTCTCTAA
- a CDS encoding recombinase family protein, which yields MSNQQGFRSLSTFKKELHRLKSLFATVPFQMLAAFAEFERSMIRERQKEGIAKAKAKGLYKGRKRKVDYVEIRKAMAEENSTFRGVAEKFKVGIATVQRALKEETNNQ from the coding sequence GTGTCTAATCAACAGGGTTTTCGGTCTCTAAGCACTTTTAAAAAGGAACTTCATCGACTCAAATCTCTATTTGCAACAGTGCCGTTTCAGATGCTTGCTGCATTTGCAGAGTTTGAACGCTCCATGATCCGTGAGCGTCAAAAGGAAGGAATTGCAAAAGCCAAAGCGAAGGGCTTATATAAGGGAAGAAAGCGGAAGGTTGACTATGTTGAAATACGAAAAGCAATGGCTGAAGAAAATTCAACATTTAGAGGTGTTGCAGAAAAGTTTAAAGTAGGGATAGCAACAGTACAAAGAGCTTTAAAAGAAGAAACTAATAATCAATAA
- a CDS encoding phenol hydroxylase subunit, translating to MQQLNVEQPPCFIHVTGTQRDKYIEFEFSIGDPELAVEMIMPVKAFEEFCAHHQVQHLSTDDFAKIEYDRMKWRFGQAGIRE from the coding sequence ATGCAGCAACTCAATGTAGAACAGCCTCCTTGCTTTATTCATGTTACAGGGACTCAGCGTGACAAATATATCGAATTTGAATTTTCGATAGGTGATCCAGAGTTAGCTGTAGAAATGATTATGCCAGTCAAGGCTTTTGAAGAATTCTGCGCACACCATCAAGTACAGCACCTAAGTACGGATGATTTTGCAAAGATTGAATATGACCGCATGAAGTGGCGATTTGGACAGGCCGGTATTAGAGAATAA
- a CDS encoding aromatic/alkene monooxygenase hydroxylase subunit beta — MQIDIKTSSVKPLRNTYAYIEKRFGDKPASRYQEATYDIQEEINFHYKPLWQPEFDLYDKGRTVIQMKDWYVLKDPRQFYYGAYTQTRAKQQEILESNFTLVEKHDLLRNISEEILNKVTKLLLPLRHYEWGANMNNSYITGYAYGATLTNATMFATMDRLGTAQYLTRVGLLLDNNQTTLIELAKQEWLVSDCWQPLRKNLEEMFILEDWAELFVAQNLVFDGYIYPFVRYFIENELLENGATAFDMITVFMSDWFDETTPWINSVLKNIANESEENQQQLKTWIQKWQGLAHDSVKSLIEGLNLESLEIETFDELFEQRLVKIGLNQGAI; from the coding sequence ATGCAAATTGATATTAAAACATCTTCAGTTAAGCCTTTAAGAAATACTTATGCTTATATTGAAAAAAGATTTGGTGATAAACCAGCTTCACGTTATCAAGAAGCGACCTACGATATTCAGGAAGAAATTAATTTTCATTACAAACCTTTATGGCAGCCTGAATTTGATCTTTACGATAAGGGCCGTACTGTAATCCAAATGAAAGATTGGTACGTGCTTAAAGATCCTCGTCAATTTTATTATGGGGCTTATACCCAAACTCGAGCTAAACAACAAGAGATTTTAGAAAGTAATTTTACGCTTGTTGAAAAACACGATTTATTAAGAAATATTTCTGAAGAAATTCTAAACAAAGTAACGAAATTACTACTCCCACTTCGTCATTACGAATGGGGAGCAAATATGAACAACAGTTATATAACTGGTTATGCTTATGGAGCAACGCTTACCAATGCCACCATGTTCGCAACAATGGATCGACTTGGGACGGCTCAGTACTTAACGCGTGTAGGCTTACTTCTCGATAATAATCAAACAACTTTAATCGAGTTGGCTAAGCAAGAATGGTTGGTATCTGATTGCTGGCAACCTCTACGTAAGAATTTAGAAGAGATGTTCATCCTTGAAGACTGGGCCGAATTATTTGTTGCGCAAAATTTGGTTTTTGATGGATATATCTATCCATTTGTTCGCTATTTTATTGAAAATGAACTGCTTGAGAATGGTGCAACAGCATTCGATATGATTACGGTATTTATGTCTGACTGGTTTGATGAAACAACTCCGTGGATAAATTCAGTCTTAAAAAATATTGCTAATGAATCAGAAGAAAATCAGCAACAGCTTAAGACTTGGATTCAGAAATGGCAGGGATTAGCTCATGATTCCGTGAAATCTTTGATTGAAGGATTGAATTTAGAAAGTTTAGAAATCGAAACTTTTGATGAGCTTTTTGAGCAGCGCTTGGTCAAAATTGGTTTAAATCAGGGAGCAATTTAA
- a CDS encoding MmoB/DmpM family protein, with protein MSKHVFIALQANDDTRPIVEAIEKDNPHASIEYMPALVKINALGCLEIRKETVEEIIGREWDLQEIHINLISLGGSIDETEDYFKVGWFQ; from the coding sequence ATGTCAAAACATGTTTTTATTGCATTGCAAGCCAATGACGATACTCGCCCGATTGTTGAGGCAATTGAAAAAGATAATCCCCACGCATCGATTGAATATATGCCTGCACTGGTAAAAATCAATGCTTTGGGTTGCCTAGAAATAAGAAAGGAAACTGTAGAAGAAATCATTGGTAGGGAATGGGATCTTCAGGAAATTCACATTAATTTAATTAGTTTAGGTGGAAGCATAGATGAGACAGAAGATTATTTTAAAGTCGGATGGTTTCAATAA
- a CDS encoding aromatic/alkene/methane monooxygenase hydroxylase/oxygenase subunit alpha: MNIKFNADAKKKLSLKDKYAVMTRDLGWDTSYVPMDKVYPYDQFEGIKIHDWDKWEDPFRLTMDSYWKYQAEKEKKLYAIIDAFSQNNGHLNVSDGRYINAIKLFLTAVTPIEYGAHRGFAMLGRQFRGAGTRVACQMQAIDELRHCQTQVHTLSHYNKYFNGFHSWPQNYDRVWYLAVPKSFTNDAMSAGPFEFLVSISFSFEYVLTNLLFMPFMSGAAYNGDMATVTFGFSAQSDEARHMTLGLEAIKFILEQDPDNVPIVQKWIDKWFWRGYRLLTLVGTMMDYMLPKKIMSWREGWEIYFEQNGGTLFSDLERYGIRMPKYWEDTVKEKEHITHQTWAALYQYCWAAGFHTWLPKLEEMEWLEKEYPESFNEIYKPRFEEWRALEKEGKRWYNTSLPCLCQTCQLPMMFTEIDNPTKLRLRESEFEGENYQFCSDGCKDIFDDEPQKYVQANIPVQKILKGEGGGPAPEDVVKWAHFNPDSDTGGYEDSMDAKNWTAWKA, from the coding sequence ATGAATATAAAGTTTAATGCAGATGCAAAGAAAAAATTAAGTTTGAAAGATAAATATGCGGTAATGACTCGAGATCTAGGATGGGATACGAGCTATGTACCTATGGATAAAGTTTATCCTTATGATCAGTTTGAAGGTATTAAAATTCATGACTGGGATAAATGGGAAGATCCATTCCGCTTAACTATGGACTCTTACTGGAAATACCAAGCTGAAAAAGAAAAGAAACTATATGCAATTATTGATGCGTTTTCACAAAATAATGGGCATTTAAATGTATCTGATGGGCGCTACATTAATGCAATTAAATTATTTTTAACTGCAGTTACTCCAATTGAATATGGTGCTCACCGTGGTTTTGCCATGCTTGGACGTCAGTTTAGAGGCGCCGGTACTCGAGTTGCATGTCAAATGCAAGCAATCGATGAATTACGTCATTGTCAAACTCAAGTTCATACTTTAAGCCATTACAATAAATATTTTAATGGTTTTCATTCATGGCCACAAAATTACGATAGAGTTTGGTATCTAGCTGTTCCTAAATCATTTACTAATGATGCAATGTCTGCTGGACCATTTGAGTTCTTGGTGTCGATTTCCTTCTCATTTGAATATGTGCTGACTAACTTGCTATTTATGCCATTTATGTCTGGCGCAGCCTATAACGGTGATATGGCTACAGTAACCTTTGGTTTTTCTGCCCAGTCGGATGAAGCACGTCATATGACACTGGGTCTTGAGGCGATTAAGTTTATTCTTGAACAAGATCCAGATAATGTCCCAATTGTTCAAAAATGGATTGATAAATGGTTCTGGCGCGGTTACCGCTTACTGACCTTGGTTGGTACGATGATGGATTACATGCTGCCGAAGAAAATTATGTCTTGGCGTGAAGGCTGGGAGATTTACTTCGAACAAAATGGTGGAACATTGTTTAGCGATTTAGAGCGATATGGTATTCGTATGCCTAAATACTGGGAAGATACTGTAAAAGAAAAAGAGCATATTACCCATCAGACTTGGGCAGCACTTTATCAATATTGCTGGGCAGCTGGTTTTCATACGTGGTTACCTAAACTAGAAGAGATGGAGTGGTTAGAAAAAGAATATCCTGAAAGCTTTAATGAAATTTATAAACCACGATTTGAAGAATGGAGAGCATTAGAGAAAGAAGGTAAGCGTTGGTATAACACTAGTTTGCCTTGTCTATGCCAGACTTGTCAGTTACCGATGATGTTTACTGAGATTGATAATCCAACAAAACTTCGACTACGTGAATCTGAATTTGAAGGTGAAAATTATCAATTTTGTTCAGATGGCTGTAAAGATATTTTTGATGATGAGCCCCAGAAATATGTGCAAGCTAATATACCTGTTCAGAAAATATTGAAAGGTGAAGGGGGCGGACCTGCACCTGAAGATGTTGTTAAGTGGGCACATTTTAATCCTGACTCAGATACTGGTGGTTATGAGGATTCCATGGATGCGAAAAATTGGACGGCATGGAAGGCTTAA
- a CDS encoding phenol hydroxylase subunit P4, which yields MPIVALNENYRGEVRDSADKFNGKKVIFVEWQEHLRFCSPIALLVDQNITIKSFIQDVLGSSSFASHADWNEIDWSKAEWIFKQNRIDLNEESTFESAGIGHKALISLRTPVLLNS from the coding sequence ATGCCTATCGTAGCCTTGAATGAGAATTACCGCGGTGAAGTTCGTGACAGCGCAGACAAATTTAATGGAAAAAAAGTCATATTTGTAGAGTGGCAGGAGCATCTGAGATTTTGTTCACCTATCGCACTTTTGGTTGATCAAAATATTACGATTAAATCTTTTATTCAGGATGTTTTGGGTTCTAGTTCTTTCGCTAGCCATGCAGATTGGAATGAGATTGACTGGAGTAAAGCTGAGTGGATTTTTAAGCAAAATCGTATTGATTTAAATGAGGAATCGACTTTCGAAAGTGCTGGAATAGGCCATAAAGCATTAATTTCTTTGCGCACACCAGTTTTATTAAATTCGTAA
- a CDS encoding NADH:ubiquinone reductase (Na(+)-transporting) subunit F, with translation MTYEVTIEPLGQVIDVEEGQNILDAALRAGIWLPHACCHGLCATCKVQVLEGEVDLGEASPFALMDMERAEGKALACCAIPQSDLTIEVEIDEDPDAKIIPLRDFEATVDSIVELTPTIKGIFLKVDEGLEFQAGQYINLYIPGLPEPRAFSIASAPSETHLIELNIRKVPGGIGTSWLHDDLEVGQKLKFSGPLGRFYTRHSDPNPVIFIAGGSGLSSPKSMILELLENGDSRQITLFQGARNRSELYYQNLFEELAQKHPQFRYFPVLSDEGESSDWQGERGFVHEAAIRIYDNNFRNHKAYLCGPPPMIEAAIRGLMRGRLYERDIHMEKFLSAADAANQATRSPLFRNI, from the coding sequence ATGACGTATGAAGTAACAATTGAACCTTTAGGTCAAGTGATCGATGTTGAGGAAGGGCAAAATATTCTAGATGCTGCGCTTCGTGCGGGTATCTGGTTACCTCATGCCTGTTGTCATGGTTTATGTGCTACTTGCAAAGTTCAGGTGCTCGAAGGTGAAGTGGACTTGGGTGAAGCTTCTCCTTTTGCACTCATGGATATGGAGCGTGCAGAAGGTAAGGCATTAGCTTGCTGTGCCATTCCTCAATCTGATCTGACCATTGAAGTAGAAATTGATGAGGATCCAGACGCAAAAATTATTCCTCTACGTGACTTCGAAGCGACTGTCGATTCAATTGTTGAGTTAACACCAACAATTAAAGGCATTTTCTTGAAAGTCGATGAGGGCTTAGAGTTTCAAGCTGGGCAATATATCAATCTGTATATTCCAGGCTTGCCTGAACCACGTGCTTTTTCGATTGCAAGTGCACCTTCGGAAACCCACTTAATTGAACTGAATATTCGTAAAGTGCCGGGTGGAATAGGGACTTCTTGGTTACATGATGACCTGGAAGTGGGCCAGAAACTTAAATTCAGCGGTCCTCTAGGACGCTTCTATACCCGTCATTCTGATCCGAATCCAGTGATTTTTATTGCCGGAGGATCAGGTTTATCTAGCCCTAAATCTATGATTTTAGAGCTGCTTGAAAATGGCGATTCTCGTCAAATTACCTTGTTCCAAGGTGCAAGAAATCGTAGTGAATTGTACTATCAAAACTTATTTGAAGAATTAGCGCAAAAACATCCCCAATTTCGTTATTTCCCAGTCTTGTCTGATGAAGGTGAATCCAGTGATTGGCAAGGCGAACGTGGGTTTGTACATGAAGCCGCTATTCGTATTTATGACAATAATTTTCGTAATCACAAGGCCTACTTATGTGGACCACCTCCGATGATTGAAGCCGCTATTCGAGGATTAATGCGTGGCCGCTTATATGAGCGTGATATTCATATGGAAAAATTCTTAAGCGCAGCAGATGCAGCCAATCAGGCAACACGGAGCCCATTATTTAGAAATATTTGA
- a CDS encoding 2Fe-2S iron-sulfur cluster-binding protein, translating to MHQIRLTNSDEQFYTNSGNSLLEGMQRLARKGIPIGCRGGGCGVCRVQVLSGNYHSKKMSREHVSECEQSQGIGLACRLYPESDLEVKVLGLKNCKKKLHVT from the coding sequence ATGCACCAGATTCGATTAACAAATAGTGATGAACAGTTTTACACCAATAGTGGGAATAGCTTACTTGAAGGCATGCAGCGCTTGGCACGAAAAGGAATTCCAATTGGATGTCGGGGCGGTGGCTGTGGCGTATGTCGAGTTCAAGTTTTAAGTGGTAATTATCATAGCAAGAAGATGAGCCGAGAACATGTGAGTGAATGCGAGCAGTCACAAGGCATTGGTTTAGCTTGCCGCTTGTACCCTGAAAGTGATTTAGAAGTAAAAGTATTGGGATTAAAAAACTGCAAAAAAAAATTGCATGTAACTTAA
- a CDS encoding catechol 2,3-dioxygenase, with protein sequence MNNKPVSRPGHVALRVLDLDESINHYVNVIGLIKTGQDEQGRVYLKAWDEHDHHCLILREADSPGMDCMAFKVVSESELKRLAQALEDYGVSIEWIAAGTNLATGERVRFTAPTGHVFELYAHKDLYGNGMPTTNPGVQAKNLKGVHPSRFDHCALMGEGVEASYRLFKDILGFDLAEQVLDGETMMAAFMSCSNKPHDVAFIFAPDKGKLHHMSFFVESWAQVLSAADTIANHDVSHEIGPTRHGITRGETLYFFDPSGNRNEVFSGGYIWYSDRPTLTWTADELPRAIFFTERKLSETFFNVMT encoded by the coding sequence ATGAATAATAAACCAGTTTCACGTCCGGGCCATGTCGCGCTCAGAGTTTTAGATCTAGATGAATCAATTAATCATTATGTCAATGTCATTGGTTTGATTAAAACTGGACAAGATGAACAGGGACGAGTCTATTTAAAAGCTTGGGATGAGCATGACCATCATTGCCTAATACTGCGTGAAGCGGACTCTCCTGGTATGGATTGTATGGCGTTTAAAGTCGTTAGCGAATCCGAGTTAAAACGTCTGGCTCAAGCCTTAGAAGACTATGGGGTTAGTATTGAATGGATTGCCGCCGGAACCAACTTAGCCACCGGTGAGCGTGTACGCTTTACTGCACCCACTGGTCATGTTTTTGAACTATATGCTCATAAAGATTTATATGGGAATGGCATGCCTACTACCAATCCAGGCGTACAAGCGAAGAATTTGAAAGGCGTGCATCCGAGCCGTTTCGATCATTGCGCGTTAATGGGTGAAGGAGTCGAGGCAAGTTACCGTCTATTTAAAGATATTTTAGGTTTTGACTTAGCCGAGCAAGTGCTGGATGGCGAAACCATGATGGCTGCTTTTATGTCATGTAGTAACAAACCTCATGATGTAGCCTTCATCTTTGCGCCAGATAAGGGAAAATTACATCATATGTCATTTTTTGTGGAATCTTGGGCGCAAGTTTTATCTGCTGCAGACACGATTGCCAATCATGATGTTTCTCATGAAATTGGGCCAACACGACATGGTATTACCCGTGGAGAAACATTGTACTTTTTTGACCCATCTGGTAATCGCAATGAAGTGTTTAGTGGCGGCTATATCTGGTATTCGGATCGTCCGACTTTAACATGGACTGCAGATGAACTACCGCGCGCGATTTTCTTTACTGAACGCAAACTCAGTGAAACTTTCTTTAATGTCATGACCTGA